One genomic segment of Hymenobacter psoromatis includes these proteins:
- a CDS encoding glycosyltransferase family 1 protein has product MPFSTPAEAPLRVAATAPAADQADSKPLAYSLPDLVCFAHLHWDFVWQRPQHLLTRFAQHGRVFYVEDAFYHNDDFVEPHLEVKERQQGVKVLVVHLPQHLRADEAAADQAQFGVLSRFFTEIGLANYIFWYYTPMALGKSRLFQPVLTVYDCMDELAQFKFAPPELRQREQELFAKADLVFTGGQRLYEAKREQHKDAHAFPSSIDKAHFGQARDPRTVEPADQAGIAHPRIGFFGVVDERLDIDLLGQLAANHPAWQFVIIGPVVKIDPASLPHPANIHYLGGKDYQELPAYLRGWDVATLLFARNESTEFISPTKTPEYLAAGRPVVSTSIRDVVRPYGELNLVQIADEPAEFGQAITRALEQGKDADWRTRTDAYLATISWDLTWQKMVNLMQKRLNAKQLIQSTITSASVPPNYSQSPISTSPKFFSHV; this is encoded by the coding sequence ATGCCGTTTTCTACTCCGGCGGAGGCACCTCTACGTGTGGCCGCCACCGCCCCGGCCGCGGACCAGGCCGATTCAAAACCCCTTGCTTATTCCCTGCCGGACCTGGTATGCTTTGCGCACCTACATTGGGATTTCGTGTGGCAGCGACCCCAGCATCTGCTCACGCGCTTTGCCCAGCACGGCCGGGTCTTTTACGTAGAAGACGCCTTTTATCACAACGACGACTTTGTGGAGCCGCACCTCGAAGTGAAGGAGCGCCAGCAGGGCGTGAAAGTGCTTGTGGTACACCTGCCCCAGCACCTGCGTGCCGACGAAGCCGCCGCCGACCAGGCCCAGTTTGGGGTGTTGAGTCGGTTTTTTACCGAAATCGGGCTTGCCAATTATATCTTCTGGTACTATACCCCAATGGCGCTGGGTAAGTCGCGGCTCTTCCAGCCCGTGCTTACCGTGTACGACTGCATGGATGAGCTGGCGCAATTCAAGTTTGCTCCGCCCGAGCTGCGCCAGCGCGAGCAGGAGCTATTTGCCAAAGCCGACCTCGTTTTTACGGGCGGCCAGCGCCTCTACGAAGCCAAGCGCGAACAGCATAAAGATGCCCATGCTTTCCCCAGCAGCATCGACAAAGCGCACTTTGGCCAGGCCCGCGACCCGCGCACCGTGGAGCCCGCCGACCAAGCCGGCATTGCGCACCCGCGCATCGGCTTCTTCGGGGTAGTGGACGAGCGCCTCGACATCGACCTGCTGGGCCAACTGGCGGCGAACCATCCTGCGTGGCAATTTGTCATTATCGGACCAGTGGTAAAGATTGACCCCGCTTCGTTGCCCCACCCCGCCAACATCCACTACCTGGGTGGTAAAGATTACCAGGAACTACCTGCATACCTGCGCGGCTGGGACGTGGCGACTCTTCTTTTCGCCCGCAATGAGAGCACCGAATTTATTTCTCCTACTAAAACTCCTGAGTATCTGGCCGCCGGCCGGCCCGTTGTGAGCACCAGCATCCGCGATGTGGTGCGGCCCTATGGCGAGCTGAATTTGGTGCAGATTGCCGACGAGCCCGCCGAGTTTGGGCAGGCCATCACCCGCGCCCTGGAGCAGGGGAAGGATGCCGACTGGCGCACCCGCACCGATGCCTACCTGGCGACCATTTCCTGGGACCTGACCTGGCAAAAAATGGTGAATCTGATGCAGAAGCGGCTGAATGCCAAGCAACTGATTCAATCTACTATTACATCTGCTTCCGTCCCACCCAACTATTCGCAGTCTCCTATTTCCACATCTCCTAAATTTTTCTCCCATGTTTGA
- the deoC gene encoding deoxyribose-phosphate aldolase, giving the protein MNLAALLDHTLLRPDCTEAQVVQLCQEARIHGFASACVPPCYVPLAARELSGASVAVCTVIGFPLGYNSPRVKFREAEIALAEGATELDVVLNISALKSGQYDAVRAEIEDLTDLAEVRDALLKVIIETALLTEEEMEAAARLCAEAGAHFVKTSTGFASRGASVADVELLRRVLPPHIRIKASGGIRTRAQALALLAAGADRLGTSNSLIILQEDDATPS; this is encoded by the coding sequence ATGAACCTCGCCGCTCTTCTCGACCACACCCTGTTGCGCCCCGACTGCACTGAAGCTCAGGTAGTGCAGCTCTGCCAGGAGGCGCGCATTCACGGTTTCGCCAGCGCCTGCGTACCTCCCTGCTATGTGCCGCTGGCCGCCCGCGAACTAAGCGGCGCGAGCGTGGCCGTGTGCACGGTTATTGGTTTTCCACTGGGCTACAATAGCCCGCGGGTGAAGTTCCGCGAAGCGGAAATTGCCTTGGCCGAAGGCGCGACCGAGTTGGATGTGGTGCTGAATATATCAGCCCTGAAATCGGGGCAGTATGATGCCGTGCGGGCCGAAATCGAGGACCTCACCGACTTGGCCGAAGTACGCGACGCGCTGCTGAAAGTTATCATCGAAACGGCTTTATTAACCGAAGAGGAAATGGAAGCCGCCGCCCGGCTCTGCGCCGAAGCGGGCGCGCACTTCGTGAAAACCAGTACTGGCTTTGCCAGCCGGGGCGCGTCGGTGGCCGATGTGGAACTGCTGCGCCGGGTCCTACCCCCCCACATTCGGATTAAGGCCAGTGGGGGCATCCGCACGCGGGCGCAGGCACTGGCTTTGCTCGCGGCCGGGGCCGACCGCCTGGGTACTTCTAACAGTCTGATTATCTTGCAGGAAGATGATGCTACCCCTTCGTAA
- the glf gene encoding UDP-galactopyranose mutase gives MFDYLIVGAGFAGSVLAERLATRSNKKVLIIDKRTHIGGNAYDHYNEAGILIHKYGPHIFHTNSKDVFDYLGNFTEWRPYEHRVLASVDGQLVPMPINLDTINKLYGLNLTSFQVEEFFASVAEEVPVIKTSEDVVVSKVGRELYNKFFKNYTNKQWGLDPSQLDKSVTSRVPTRTNRDDRYFTDTYQAMPLHGYTRMFENMLNHPNIKVMLNTDYHEIMDFIPFKEMIFTGPVDEYFDFKFGKLPYRSLEFKHDTLSEEKHLAAPVVNFPNEHPYTRITEFKALTGQQHPKTAIVYEYPQAEGDPYYPIPMPENAELYAKYKKLADETPNVHFVGRLATYKYYNMDQVVAQALTLYKRLTEKEEAAKPARPAISGSTALVEKLVSRSPAK, from the coding sequence ATGTTTGACTATCTCATCGTCGGGGCTGGCTTCGCCGGTAGCGTGCTGGCCGAGCGGCTAGCCACCCGCAGCAACAAAAAGGTGCTCATTATTGATAAGCGCACGCATATCGGGGGGAATGCCTATGACCATTATAATGAGGCTGGTATTCTGATTCACAAGTACGGCCCGCACATCTTCCATACCAACTCTAAAGACGTATTCGACTACCTGGGTAACTTCACCGAGTGGCGTCCTTATGAGCACCGCGTGCTCGCCTCCGTGGATGGCCAGCTGGTGCCGATGCCCATCAACCTGGATACGATTAACAAGCTCTACGGCCTGAATTTGACCAGCTTCCAGGTGGAAGAATTCTTCGCCTCGGTGGCTGAAGAAGTGCCGGTTATCAAGACCTCGGAAGACGTAGTAGTGAGCAAGGTGGGTAGAGAATTATATAATAAATTTTTCAAGAACTACACCAATAAGCAGTGGGGCCTCGACCCTTCGCAACTGGACAAGTCGGTGACGAGCCGTGTGCCGACCCGCACCAACCGCGACGACCGCTACTTCACCGATACCTACCAGGCTATGCCGCTACACGGCTACACTCGGATGTTTGAGAACATGCTCAACCACCCGAATATCAAGGTGATGCTCAACACGGACTACCATGAGATTATGGATTTCATTCCCTTTAAGGAGATGATTTTCACGGGTCCGGTGGACGAGTATTTTGACTTTAAGTTTGGCAAGCTGCCCTACCGCTCCTTAGAGTTCAAGCACGACACGCTGAGCGAGGAAAAGCATCTGGCCGCGCCGGTTGTGAACTTCCCCAACGAGCATCCCTACACCCGCATCACGGAGTTTAAGGCTCTCACTGGCCAGCAGCATCCCAAAACGGCCATCGTGTACGAGTACCCGCAGGCCGAGGGCGACCCCTACTACCCCATCCCGATGCCGGAGAACGCCGAGCTGTATGCCAAGTACAAGAAGCTGGCTGACGAAACACCCAACGTGCATTTTGTGGGCCGCCTGGCCACGTATAAGTACTACAACATGGACCAAGTAGTGGCCCAAGCCCTAACGCTGTATAAGCGCCTGACTGAGAAGGAGGAAGCTGCTAAGCCGGCCCGTCCGGCCATTTCGGGCAGCACTGCGCTGGTTGAGAAGCTGGTGAGCCGCTCGCCGGCGAAGTAA
- a CDS encoding GNAT family N-acetyltransferase produces MPISREALPHNSQAEARSQNSQVILRALEPDDLEFLFQLENDPELWAASDVLPAPVSRHALREYLRHADASLAEVGQIRLIISLQDGQAVGTLDLFDYSALHQRAGVGITVLRRARRHGYAQAALAQLLPYARLALRLHQVYCTVAANNQASIRLFKKAGFRRIGLRREWLRENTALGWQNAVEMQFILEN; encoded by the coding sequence CGCGAAGCGCTACCCCATAACTCGCAAGCCGAAGCCAGGAGCCAAAATTCCCAGGTTATTCTGCGCGCCCTGGAGCCCGACGATTTGGAATTTTTATTTCAGCTCGAAAACGACCCTGAGCTTTGGGCGGCGTCCGATGTGCTGCCAGCTCCAGTTTCGCGCCACGCGCTGCGCGAATACCTGCGCCACGCGGACGCTAGCCTGGCTGAGGTAGGCCAGATACGCCTGATTATCAGCTTGCAGGATGGCCAGGCCGTGGGTACGCTCGACTTGTTCGACTACTCCGCCCTGCACCAGCGAGCGGGAGTAGGGATTACGGTGTTACGCCGGGCACGGCGGCACGGCTACGCCCAGGCGGCGCTGGCCCAGCTGCTGCCCTACGCCCGGCTGGCGCTGCGCCTGCACCAGGTATACTGCACCGTAGCGGCTAATAATCAGGCGAGTATCAGGCTTTTCAAAAAAGCAGGTTTTCGGCGTATTGGCCTACGGCGCGAGTGGTTACGCGAAAACACAGCCCTGGGGTGGCAAAATGCGGTAGAAATGCAATTTATCCTGGAAAACTGA
- the secA gene encoding preprotein translocase subunit SecA yields MLDFLGKTVAKLFGSKSEKDLKDVVPYVALINAEYAKLAALTDDQLRHRTQEVRQQLDGKLAGIDEKLAALHEQIESQPQLDVAKKEQIFEQIDTLEKQRNKDLEVALTDVLPQAFAIVKETARRYKENGQLVVTATDMDRDIARTKQNVTIQGDQAIWSNKWLAAGAEITWDMVHYDVQLIGGVVLHQGKIAEMATGEGKTLVSTLPAFLNALGGRGVHLVTVNDYLAKRDSEWNAPLFEFHGLTVDCIDRHQPNTDARRNAYLADVTYGTNNEFGFDYLRDNMARDPAELVQRKHHYAMVDEVDSVLIDDARTPLIISGPVPKGDVHEFLQLKPRIQRLVDEQKKLVQGYLVQARKAIAEGKTGPEEGSKNGDGGLALFRAYRGLPKSKPLIKFLSESGMRVILQQTENHYLQDNSRQMPEADKPLFFTIDEKNNQIELTEKGIDLITAQGEDPHLFIMPDIGVEIANIEKAEALTAEEKLQQKEQLMSDYQDKSERVHTVNQLLKAYTLFEKDDQYILSQEGKVMIVDEQTGRVMEGRRYSDGLHQAIEAKEGVRIEDATQTYATVTLQNFFRMYHKLAGMTGTAETEAGELWEIYKLDVVVIPTNRVIQRQDDHDKVYRTVREKYNAVADEIQALVQAGRPVLVGTTSVEISELVSRMLKFKGIKHQVLNAKQNQREAEIVAGAGYPGTVTIATNMAGRGTDIKLRETSRDSGGLAIIGTERHESRRVDRQLRGRAGRQGDPGSSQFFVSLEDNLMRLFGSERIAKLMDRMGMEEGEVIQHSMITSSIERAQKKVEENNFGTRKRLLEYDDVMNAQREVVYRRRRNALFGERLELDILNLIYDVSEDVAAGHKVTNDFEDFKLSVIRDFGYDTHITAQEFSALPAERLTQKLYDEATGYYESKNEHIGQNALPMIDDLLRQNTPYENIAIPFTDGHKHTQVVANLRKAQASQGLDIVRQMEKGAVLSTIDEAWTQHLRQMDDLKQVVQNAVYEQKDPLLVYKFEAFELFKRMLSKVNHGTSSFLFKADVPVAAEAGFAEPDFFYEDDISEPLPKLKAEKAISDVSLGAGQEDLDQAAELGIAVAPPPRQEPARSQKIANRNDKVSVQYMDGRVLRDVKYKTVEQDVLAQRCVLVD; encoded by the coding sequence ATGTTAGATTTTCTCGGCAAAACCGTCGCCAAGCTCTTTGGCTCCAAATCAGAAAAGGACCTCAAAGACGTGGTGCCCTACGTGGCCCTCATCAACGCGGAATATGCCAAACTGGCGGCCCTGACCGACGACCAGCTGCGCCATCGTACCCAGGAAGTGCGCCAGCAGCTCGACGGCAAGCTCGCTGGCATTGATGAAAAGCTGGCTGCCCTGCACGAGCAGATTGAGAGCCAGCCGCAACTCGACGTAGCGAAGAAGGAGCAGATTTTTGAGCAGATTGATACCCTCGAAAAGCAGCGTAATAAAGACCTGGAAGTCGCACTCACCGACGTGCTACCCCAGGCCTTCGCTATCGTGAAGGAGACGGCCCGTCGCTACAAGGAAAACGGCCAGCTGGTGGTGACCGCGACCGATATGGACCGCGACATTGCCCGCACCAAGCAGAACGTGACCATCCAGGGCGACCAAGCCATCTGGAGCAATAAGTGGCTGGCCGCCGGGGCCGAGATTACCTGGGATATGGTGCACTACGACGTGCAGTTGATTGGAGGGGTAGTGCTGCACCAGGGCAAGATTGCTGAGATGGCGACCGGCGAAGGTAAAACACTGGTTTCGACGCTGCCGGCTTTCCTCAACGCGCTGGGGGGTAGGGGCGTGCACCTGGTGACAGTGAACGACTACCTGGCCAAGCGCGACTCGGAGTGGAACGCGCCGCTATTTGAGTTTCACGGCCTGACGGTGGACTGTATCGACCGGCACCAGCCCAACACCGATGCCCGCCGCAACGCCTACTTGGCCGACGTGACCTACGGCACCAACAACGAGTTTGGCTTTGACTACTTGCGCGACAACATGGCCCGCGACCCCGCCGAGCTGGTGCAGCGCAAGCACCACTACGCGATGGTGGACGAAGTGGACTCGGTGCTGATTGACGATGCGCGCACGCCGCTCATCATCTCCGGCCCCGTGCCCAAGGGCGACGTGCACGAGTTCTTGCAGCTCAAGCCCCGCATTCAGCGCTTGGTGGACGAGCAGAAAAAGTTGGTGCAGGGATATTTAGTGCAAGCTCGCAAAGCCATTGCCGAAGGCAAAACCGGCCCCGAGGAAGGCAGCAAGAACGGCGACGGTGGCTTGGCCCTGTTCCGCGCCTACCGCGGCCTACCCAAAAGCAAGCCGCTCATCAAGTTCCTGAGCGAGTCGGGGATGCGCGTCATCTTGCAGCAAACTGAGAACCACTATCTGCAAGATAACTCGCGGCAGATGCCGGAGGCCGATAAGCCACTGTTTTTTACCATTGATGAGAAGAACAATCAGATTGAGCTGACCGAAAAAGGCATTGACCTGATAACGGCGCAGGGTGAGGACCCGCACCTGTTCATCATGCCCGACATCGGCGTGGAGATTGCCAATATTGAGAAGGCCGAGGCGCTGACAGCGGAAGAAAAGCTTCAGCAGAAGGAGCAACTGATGAGCGACTACCAGGATAAATCGGAGCGCGTGCACACTGTCAATCAGCTGCTTAAGGCGTACACGTTGTTTGAGAAAGACGACCAGTACATCTTGAGCCAAGAAGGTAAGGTGATGATTGTGGACGAGCAGACCGGCCGCGTGATGGAAGGCCGCCGCTACTCCGACGGGCTGCACCAGGCCATCGAGGCCAAGGAAGGCGTGCGTATCGAGGATGCCACCCAGACCTACGCTACGGTGACCTTGCAGAACTTCTTCCGCATGTACCACAAGCTGGCCGGCATGACCGGCACCGCCGAAACCGAGGCCGGCGAGCTGTGGGAAATTTACAAGCTCGATGTAGTGGTAATTCCGACCAACCGCGTGATTCAGCGCCAGGACGACCATGACAAGGTGTACCGCACGGTGCGCGAGAAATACAACGCCGTAGCCGACGAGATTCAGGCGCTGGTGCAGGCCGGCCGGCCGGTGCTGGTGGGTACTACCTCAGTCGAAATCAGTGAGTTGGTAAGCCGGATGCTGAAATTTAAGGGTATTAAGCACCAGGTGCTGAATGCCAAGCAGAACCAGCGCGAGGCCGAGATTGTGGCCGGGGCCGGCTACCCTGGCACCGTGACCATCGCCACCAACATGGCGGGTAGGGGCACTGACATCAAGCTACGCGAAACTTCGCGCGATTCGGGCGGCTTGGCCATTATTGGCACTGAGCGCCACGAATCGCGCCGCGTGGACCGCCAGTTGCGGGGTAGGGCCGGCCGCCAGGGCGACCCCGGCTCCTCGCAGTTTTTCGTGTCTCTGGAAGACAACCTGATGCGTTTATTCGGCTCGGAGCGCATTGCCAAGCTCATGGACCGCATGGGCATGGAGGAAGGCGAAGTCATTCAGCACTCGATGATTACGAGCAGCATTGAGCGGGCGCAAAAGAAGGTGGAAGAGAACAATTTCGGCACTCGCAAGCGCCTGCTGGAGTACGATGACGTGATGAACGCGCAGCGTGAGGTAGTATACCGCCGCCGCCGCAACGCCCTCTTCGGCGAGCGTCTGGAGCTGGATATTTTGAACTTGATTTATGACGTGAGCGAGGACGTGGCGGCCGGCCACAAAGTCACCAACGACTTCGAGGATTTCAAGCTGTCGGTTATCCGGGATTTTGGCTACGACACGCACATCACAGCCCAGGAATTCAGCGCCCTGCCCGCCGAACGCCTGACCCAGAAGCTCTACGACGAGGCCACTGGCTACTACGAAAGTAAGAACGAGCACATCGGCCAGAACGCCTTGCCGATGATTGATGACCTGCTGCGCCAGAATACGCCCTACGAAAATATTGCCATCCCCTTCACCGATGGCCACAAGCATACCCAGGTGGTGGCCAACCTGCGCAAAGCCCAGGCCAGCCAGGGCCTCGACATCGTGCGCCAGATGGAGAAGGGCGCGGTCCTCTCGACCATCGACGAAGCCTGGACCCAGCACCTGCGCCAGATGGACGACCTCAAGCAAGTGGTCCAAAACGCGGTATATGAGCAGAAAGACCCATTGTTGGTGTACAAGTTCGAGGCCTTCGAGCTATTTAAACGGATGCTGAGTAAGGTAAATCACGGCACCAGCTCCTTCCTCTTCAAGGCCGACGTGCCAGTAGCCGCCGAAGCCGGCTTTGCCGAGCCCGATTTCTTCTACGAAGATGATATATCTGAGCCGCTGCCCAAGCTCAAGGCGGAGAAAGCCATCTCGGACGTAAGCCTCGGCGCGGGCCAGGAAGACCTGGACCAAGCCGCCGAACTGGGCATCGCCGTGGCCCCGCCGCCCCGCCAGGAACCGGCGCGCTCGCAGAAAATCGCCAACCGCAACGATAAGGTGAGCGTGCAGTACATGGACGGCCGCGTGCTGCGCGACGTGAAGTACAAGACTGTGGAGCAGGACGTGCTGGCCCAGCGCTGCGTGCTGGTAGATTAA